AGAATATTCTATGCTCCTTAAAGTCAACAGATTAAACATAAATCTGATCTAAAGTTTTTGAAACAACAAATGGTAAATTGATTCGAATAAATACTGTCCTGACTTTCTTATGGACCGAAAGGGCTTTTATCTTGGCGAAAGACTTGTTGGCCGCTTATTCTATGAATCACTACCGAGTAAAGCTTAAGGACCAATTCCCTTGCTTTCCTAATGGCCAATATGTCCTTAAGCTTTACCTGCTTTTGGTCCAAGGAAGGCGTGCAAATTGGGATGATGATCTTGTACCGTTCTTGAGCTCTTTAGACCACTTTTAGTTTTTGTTTCTCTAGCTGTTTATTCCCTCTTAACTGTGTGATATGTAGCCAATTCTTTTACATGTATCTTGTGGATCATATTCGTGTATTTTACTTACCAATATACTTACGGAAGAAATCAGTTACTCCTTGAAATATCATTATCTGATATTAATTAATTTACGTTCTTTTCTCTGCAGAAATTCAGAAATTCAAAGATATTGGCATACCTTCAGATTTCAGTTCAGATGACACAGATTTTCCTGGACTGAGCACATCTGAGCAGTCACAATCCAGGAATGGTGTGCAACATTCATTTAACTCATTGGAGTCTGAAGTGGTTAACTTAAAGCAGAATGTCATACTGTTGCAAAATAAGCTTAATGAGGAAGCAGACTTGCTTAAGTTAAAGGAAGCCAGAGTTACTGAGCTGGAAGCCATCTTAAGTAGTGACtcaaagaaggaagaaaagaaaacAGGAAATGATTTGCACCAGAGTACTGAGGACACTGAAAGAGAGCTTGAGGGCCTCTTTAAGCAGAATATTGAAGCTGAAATCGAGTATCTGGCAATATCGAGAACAATCCAAACGTTGAGAGCTGTAGCAGTTGATCAAGTTACCCTCTTGGAAGAAGAGAAGATATTAGCTACAGAACAAGCACGGATGGTAAAGAAGCTTGGTGATTCAGAAACGAAGACTGCAATGCTCAAGTCACAGGCTGAAAGTTTGGCAAATTACTGTGATGATGTGGCCAGCACTAAAAAAACACGAGAGCTGCAAAAGGGAGTCTGCAAGTATAGTTCCTATTTTTTGATACAGTTGGTATTGCTGGTTATCGTCTTTGGACTGTATGTTTTGCAGATGTCACCTGATGCTGTTGAAGTTGTACCGACATAATTTTGAGAAGTGagcctttttccttttttcttgtaTTTTCGACATAAAGCAACGATGAACGTTGATTAGGTCGTTTTAGTTGTTCATAGATAGAGGATACACCTACTTTCCATTTTGTCAAGTCGATATTGAATTCAATGATAAATATAAACAATTATTTGGTGGCTCATAAGTTCTGAGATTTGCTCATGTTGACCATCAGGTTGTTGTAGAGCTACCCGGCAGTGTTACTCCAACACAGTAGATCTTGTTCTTTTGATCAGAAGCCTCCAGTAATGTTGCGCCAGTAGAAAGAGTTAAAACTACAAAGCAAAGCTGTTGGTGGGAAGCTCGGTATAAGCGATTTGCTGCTTCCACCTTTAATAAGGCTTCACAAtagctcttttttttttctccctttttaaaaaagaaattcatTTTATTCCACTCAGGGTGGAGCAACACTCGAAGTTTATGTGATGCTTGGTTGGCAGTAGTAAAGAAAATAATCTCCACGTAAAATTTAACATTGTCTATTGATCAAGTAACATTGCATCAAGTGGTTCAAGTGTTCATGAATGTACCATCTAAACAGTGAGTACGATCACACCTAGTGGTGGTGGGAGATTAAGAATTcttccaaaagtgatcatattcaagaagtcatggataatatgtaTATCAATATTATTCGCCGGTTAATCCGTTTTTTTattcgtattaaatatgggtcggataAGATAATATGTCTCTTTTTTTGCATTACCCTTTCTCGATCCGCCCATATCTGATCCGACCCACCCGTTTGCCACCCCTTGTCGCACCTACTATCTTTTAGATCGAATTTTTTAAATGAAATTTTTTACTAGTAATCAATTTCTCTCTGAGTATCCTTATGTTCATTTGGTTTCACATATTACtttaggatttaagttatatacagtAACAATCTAGATATTCTTTAACACTTAATATAGTTTAACTTATTTTAGCAGGTTAGTTACTATTTCTATCAAAATATCTACTCCCTCCGTTTACttttacttgacatgtatattaaaaatagatttttatttttacttgtcactttacgcatatcaagattTTCCTGTTATACCTACGATATTTATTATTCATTTTAAATCATTttttcaaatccaataaaatatgcattaaTTAATATGGGTAGCATGGTAAATTATGCAAATCAAAACGTATCAAGTAAAAATGAACGGAGGGAGCAGTAATGTTTCTCATAGAAATTTATCTATGATAAACTTACAACCTGATTGTTTAAAAGATCCGACTGTGTAAATGTTTATGGAAAGTGAAGAGATTATGTTTGGGGCAAGAATCTGTGATCCAAGAAAAACCAATGAAGCAAAGCCAACTCACCATCCAAAATCTTTCTTTGCCTCATTCCCATCCTCACAAAATCTATCTCTTTTCTCCCAAAGCCTTTAGTGAGTATAAACCTCATCTTTGAACTTTTCCAATTTCCAATATCCAAATTAAAGATCAATTCCTCTTCTCCAAAAAAAACTCTGCTGTAATCATGGCTTCTTCTTTGTTCTCTACACCAACATTTCAAGGTCTAAGACCTCTCAACAAACCAACTGATTCTTGTGTTTTTCTCAACACTAAGGTCAATTCCTACAAACCCATGAAGAAAAGATGCAATCTTGGTGTTAAAGCCGAGCTCAACACATCTCTTGTTATTAGCTTGAGCACAGGACTATCACTTTTCTTGGGAAgatttgttttcttcaatttccaAAGAGAGAATGTGGCCAAACAAGGGTTGCCTGAGCAAAATGGAGTGAGCCATTTTGAAGCTGGTGATTCCAGAGCTAAAGAATATGTTAGTCTGCTTAAATCTAATGACCCTGTTGGTTTCAACATAGTTGATGTTCTTGCTTGGGGCTCAATTGGTCATATTGTTGCTTACTATATTCTTGCCACTTCTAGCAATGGATATGATCCTAAATTCTTTGGTTGAAAGAGAAAGAGTCTTCTTGTTGATTTCTATTTCCTTGTTTGTAATGCAGTAGCATAAGCTTGTATAGTGGCAAAATTATGACTACAAAGTACAAACTTTCATTTCTTTGTTCaagattttagtttttttttaaagttaatgagttataaattaataatttatacatattcaataattttcttaagataAATACTTGGACCAAAACTATTGGGTTCAGCCGAATCCGTAACGAAAGAGTTAGCTCCAGCCCTGACCTCATTCGTTAGCGTTTGAAGTTGAGTTATGTTTATTGTCCATTTTCTTAACATTATCTCGAAACTAAACTCGTTGCAATTTTTGGCTATCCCTATAATTAATCTTGAGTAACTTTTACCTCTAACTTTAGTTAAAAATAATAGTAAAAGAGAGAGGTTATCTTGTGGATTTCTCTTCCATCGATTATATAATAAGCCTTGTTTGTAATGCAGCGACTTCAATTTTAATTCTGTTGACGAGCTAACATATGTGTTTATTTGTTTCATTTTGTTGTATAGAATTGAAAATACTAATTGTTGAAAAATGATTTCTATTGCATGAACATAGAATGTGTTATGTTCCGGGCTGCCCTTTTATACCTTTCTTTAGCACATTTGTTGGATTATTTTCACTTTTCAGAGTAGGGGACTGCAATCTTTGGAGTAAGTCGTGAGAGATCGGTTTTCtgcataagaaaaaataaatccgACATAAAGCTATGCATTAATAACATAATGTTTAATTATCATTTAGGTTATtataataatatatgtataactcaCGTAGGGACCTCCATATTATTTTCAGAGTGATAGAACTTAAAAGAAGAATATGTGTATCAGTAAAAGTACCACAGACTAATTAGTAACTTTGCAATTAAGTAAAACTGAAAATCATGGGTGTCTTATATCGTAAgacttttaataaaattttaaatttttgtttaaatagaaCTTATACATCCATTAATTAGTAGAACGGGTTCAAGACTTGGTACGCAATTCTTGCATTGTAGTTCCTTTATTATAAATCACCACATAATTGTATCTCTATATCGTGTAATTGTGTTTACCGtataataatatgtgtattataATCTCTATGAAGAGCTCATTACTAAAAATAATTCTAACATAAATTTTCGTTTGAAATAATATGATATTTGGTAATACAGAAAAATAATATCTGCATAACCATTgctactaagttattaatcagcGAGAAAGTTGCCTAGTGCACCGCCCCAC
The DNA window shown above is from Nicotiana tomentosiformis chromosome 8, ASM39032v3, whole genome shotgun sequence and carries:
- the LOC104117798 gene encoding photosystem I reaction center subunit V, chloroplastic — translated: MASSLFSTPTFQGLRPLNKPTDSCVFLNTKVNSYKPMKKRCNLGVKAELNTSLVISLSTGLSLFLGRFVFFNFQRENVAKQGLPEQNGVSHFEAGDSRAKEYVSLLKSNDPVGFNIVDVLAWGSIGHIVAYYILATSSNGYDPKFFG